One Bufo gargarizans isolate SCDJY-AF-19 chromosome 3, ASM1485885v1, whole genome shotgun sequence DNA segment encodes these proteins:
- the LOC122931685 gene encoding protein kinase C delta type-like — protein sequence MERAEGAQDLPRPSDIYGLNMEVPKNLPKKRKRKRKRRVQPPNKRRRIETSEKAKDCGKEKIIKASKRPGSPIQESILKKRKRGEKTGGKAEDGSSTSYNTEMEQLSVTTSAETPIIVTGLESVTFHKILGEGGFGKVMLATHPDCQQQLAVKLVKKRVLLQNFRNNVLIERQVLEVTGKSPLFTHAYATFQTKDYAFFIMEFLSGGDLGDLIHAKAPFTIPVTRFFAAEIICGLQFLHNRGIIHRDIKPENILMDSAGHLKIADFGLAVMNIFGERKISQYAGTLSYMAPEILLEKPYNTAVDWFSAGVMIYEMATGKYPFSARIFPEKLQKSLINDVPTYPKRLDPQARDLIERLLIKSPESRQLAVCNIREHPFFMDIEWTDIEEAAACPPFQPGPDL from the exons ATGGAACGCGCTGAAGGCGCACAGGACCTTCCTCGGCCCAGTGACATCTATGGGCTGAACATGGAGGTTCCAAAGAAtcttcccaaaaaaagaaaaaggaagagaaagaggagagtTCAGCCGCCAAATAAGAGGAGGAGAATAGAAACATCAGAGAAGGCGAAAGATTGCGGCAAAGAAAAAATTATCAAGGCTTCGAAAAGACCTGGAAGCCCTATACAGGAGAGTATCCTAAAAAAGAGGAAGAGGGGAGAAAAGACAGGGGGAAAAGCTGAAGATGGATCCAGCACATCCTATAACACTGAGATGGAACAGCTGTCAG TGACAACCTCAGCAGAAACCCCCATCATTGTGACTGGACTGGAAAGCGTCACCTTCCATAAAATTCTTGGAGAGGGTGGTTTTGGTAAA GTCATGCTGGCCACACATCCCGACTGCCAACAACAACTGGCAGTGAAgctggtgaagaagagggtcctgCTTCAGAACTTTAGAAACAACGTTCTGATTGAGCGACAGGTCCTGGAGGTGACTGGGAAAAGTCCACTATTCACCCACGCTTATGCCACCTTCCAGACCAAG GACTATGCCTTCTTCATCATGGAGTTTCTTAGTGGAGGAGACCTAGGTGACCTCATACATGCCAAAGCCCCATTCACCATTCCAGTCACCAG ATTTTTTGCAGCTGAGATCATCTGTGGGCTGCAGTTTCTCCATAACAGAGGCATCATACATAGAGACATAAAACCAGAAAACATCTTAATGGACAGCGCCGGTCACTTGAAGATTGCCGATTTCGGTCTTGCCGTGATGAACATCTTTGGGGAAAGGAAGATCTCACAATATGCCGGAACTCTTAGCTACATGGCACCCGAG ATTCTTCTGGAGAAACCCTACAACACGGCAGTGGACTGGTTCTCAGCTGGTGTGATGATATATGAGATGGCTACTGGCAAATATCCATTCTCTGCCAGAATATTTCCTGAAAAACTTCAGAAGTCACTGATTAACGATGTTCCCACCTACCCAAAACGACTCGACCCCCAAGCCAGAGACCTCATAGAGAGG ctcTTAATCAAGTCACCAGAGAGTCGCCAGTTAGCGGTATGTAACATCAGGGAACATCCATTTTTCATGGACATCGAGTGGACAGATATAGAGGAAGCAGCAGCTTGTCCACCATTCCAACCAGGACCA GATCTTTGA